In Nitrospirota bacterium, the following proteins share a genomic window:
- a CDS encoding ATP-binding protein has translation MYRRQIEPILKDLTKKIVFIVGPRQVGKTWLALEIGKQFKNTAYLNYDSFEDRQIIKNESWLQSTELLILDELHKMPGWKNYLKGVYDTKPKNLKILVTGSARLDVFRQAGDSLAGRFFTHRLMPFSISELQKEPISSDIEHFIQRGGFPEPFLSNNEIDAKRWRNQYADGLIRTDILDFERIHDFRTIQTVFGLLRRKVGTPVSYASIAEDVNASPTTIIKYIQILETLYIIFRITPHSRNIARSILKEPKIYFFDNGLVVGDNGAKFENFIALSLLKHVFGSNDYKGENFELKYLRTKDKKEVDFCLTNNNQIVEVIEAKVSDSNLSQNLKYFCEKYRLKGIQMVKEMKREKTVGGINILKADTYLKKLFL, from the coding sequence ATGTACCGCAGGCAAATTGAACCTATCCTTAAAGATCTGACTAAGAAAATAGTCTTCATTGTCGGGCCGCGACAGGTTGGAAAGACATGGCTTGCCCTTGAAATCGGAAAACAATTTAAAAATACAGCCTATCTGAATTACGACAGCTTTGAAGACAGGCAGATTATAAAAAATGAATCATGGCTTCAGTCAACCGAGTTGTTGATTCTTGATGAACTGCATAAAATGCCAGGATGGAAAAATTATCTAAAAGGGGTTTACGATACAAAACCAAAGAATCTCAAAATTCTTGTTACCGGAAGCGCAAGGCTGGACGTATTCAGGCAGGCAGGTGATTCTTTAGCCGGCAGATTTTTTACTCATAGATTAATGCCGTTTTCTATTTCTGAACTTCAGAAAGAGCCGATAAGCAGTGACATTGAACATTTTATTCAAAGAGGAGGTTTCCCTGAGCCTTTTCTTTCAAATAATGAAATTGATGCAAAACGGTGGAGGAATCAGTATGCGGATGGTCTTATCCGGACGGACATACTTGATTTTGAGAGAATTCATGATTTCAGAACAATACAGACGGTTTTTGGACTTCTGAGGAGAAAAGTGGGGACGCCTGTATCCTACGCCTCCATTGCAGAGGATGTAAATGCTTCTCCAACTACAATAATTAAATATATTCAGATACTTGAAACTTTATATATAATTTTCAGGATTACTCCGCATTCAAGAAATATTGCCCGCTCCATATTGAAAGAACCCAAAATATATTTTTTTGATAATGGTCTTGTTGTTGGAGATAATGGAGCGAAGTTTGAAAACTTTATAGCATTAAGTTTATTGAAACATGTTTTTGGCAGCAATGACTATAAAGGAGAAAATTTTGAACTGAAATATCTTCGTACAAAAGATAAAAAGGAGGTAGATTTTTGTCTCACAAATAATAATCAAATTGTGGAAGTGATTGAGGCAAAAGTCAGTGATTCAAATTTATCTCAAAACCTGAAATATTTTTGTGAGAAGTATCGTTTAAAAGGCATTCAGATGGTAAAAGAGATGAAAAGAGAAAAAACAGTTGGAGGAATTAATATTCTTAAGGCTGATACATATCTGAAGAAGCTATTTCTTTAA